The Mycobacterium seoulense genomic interval CGGCAAGGGCTGGACGAGTTCCTGTGGACCAAGAGCGTGAGCATCGCCTAACTAGCCCAAGTATGAGCGGAGACGACTTAGGCACGCCACGTTTCGGCCTGCACCCGTTGCATGGAATTCACGAGCCGACCCAAGGGACGCCGCGACTACTGCCTGGCTCAGTGCGGCGAACCAGCTCCATCGATATGACGCGCAAAACCGGCTCCATAGATCCGGTCTACTTGTCGGGCCGAGCACGCGACGTCAAGACGGCGTGCGACGGCACCACGACGGAGGTGGGCCACGCCCGCCTGGAAGCGACGGTCGAGACGTTCGCTCGGGTCGTTCAGCACCTCGAGGTCGAACCGATCGTTGCCAACATGAATCTCAGTGGGGCGCCGGCGATGAGCGGCTTTCGCGCTGCGGTTGACAAGGCCGCGCCCGATCTGCGGCGACGCCGCGACTTGCGCTATACGTTGCTCGATGATGTCCCCGTCGCCACACTCATCTCCGGTCATGCGCTGTCAGCGTCGGGAGTGCTCGGAGTCGCAGCGAAGTCAGGTTATCTGCCGATCGCCGACCGGTGCGCCGGCTTCGTCACCGGCGGTCTGCTGATGACCTCGTTCGAGGGCGGTGACCCCGCCGTCGTGACCGGCCCGCCGGCCCCTGCGCTCGAGGACCCGGCCGATCCACTCGCCTGGCACGCCATGGCCCCGCTGCCTGTTCACGGGATGCGACGACGGCGCCGACTTGACGTTCAACCCTGCTCGGATAGTTCAAAGGTGTCGATCAGTGCGATGTTTCGCGACAGCTATGTCCGCGCCGACAGCACCGAGACCATCATCCACGAATACACGCTCGATGCATCGGTAGATGCAGACACGGGGGTCATACTGCACTCGCAGGCGATACCCAGAGTTCTGCCTTGGCAGGAATGTCCAGGCGCCGTTGCGAGCGCAACTCGCATCACCGGAATGAGGCTGGACGAGCTGCACTTCCGGGTCCGCCAGGAGCTGGCCGGCACGTCGACGTGCACGCACCTGAACGATCTGCTGCGCAGCGTCGCCGATACCGCGGCGCTGATCCCGCTGCTGAGCACCCCCTGAGAACAACCGGCGAATGGACCATCAATGCCCCTACCTTGAATTTCGACGTCTCCGACGTCATCGGCAGCGAACGGCTCACACAAGCGGCGTCAGCCTTCCTCCCGGCCCAACCACTGGAGGCACCGGCGATCCTGGCACGTCTGGCGGGAGGGTTGTACGACAAGCACTACTGACACATGGAGATTCCCGGTCACACCCGACGTTCAATGGTGAAGTGCCGGTGTAGTTTCTGCGAGACTTGGCGTCCGTGTAGCGGTTCGGGTCGTCGCCGAACTCACCGAGCAGCCACTGATCCATTAGATTGTCGCCAGGCGTCCTCGTGCCCGATAGTGGTTGCACCACAAGATAAGTCGAAGACGGTCCGCCAACAGGTCCCCGACAGCGATGTCTTCGACGTGCGCACCCTCGCCGCGCATCTGGGTTGGGTCGATGGCGCTGCCTCGGGCGCCGGAGAGGCTCGCGAGTAATGTCTTGACAGTTCATCAAATGTTTTGACATTTAACCGTTTCGGGTGTCATCCTGGCGTTACACACGTCACACCATGCGTCTTTCCCCATGAGGAGCGTTTATGGCAGCAGTAACTCCGGCACCGGGCCGGCCGCCCCTCGCTGATTTGCTGGTTGTCGATATGTCCACCACCCTGGCGGGCGCATACACCTCGCAGTTCCTCGCCGATTGCGGCGCCAACGTAATCCTGGTTGAACCGCCCGACGGCAGCTCCCTCCGACAGCTCCCGGGATGGCCCGCGCTGCTACGCGGCAGACGTTCGGTCACCCTCGATGTCCACGAACCTGACGACCGTCAACGACTCTGGCAGCTGCTAGAAAACGCCGATGTGCTCGTGACGACCGCGCGGCCGGCGGACGGGAGCCGCCTCGGACTCACGCCCGAATTGGTGACACAGCGCTGCCCCAGACTTGTGCACGCGTCGATTACCGGGTGGGGGTCGAAAGGCCCGTGGCGAAACTACAAGGGCTGGGAAGCGTTGGTCCTGGCCAAGATCGGCATCATGCACGAGAAGCGTGGCGTCACCCCACGAAGCGGGCCTGCCTACGTCTCGGCCCCCTATGCGTCTTGGGGCGCGGCCCACGCCGCCGTGCAAGGAATCCTGGCAGCATTGATCGAGCGGGATTCGAGCGGTCGCGGTCAAGTCGTCGAATCCAATCTCGTAACGGGCGTGGGGGCGAACGATACCTGGAACTGGTTCCACGAATTAGTGCTCGACCGGTATCCGGGCGCCTTCGAACCAGCGGGCGCGGTGTACGACGAACAGAGCCGCCCGCTGATCCCCCTGGTG includes:
- a CDS encoding DUF2889 domain-containing protein, with amino-acid sequence MSGDDLGTPRFGLHPLHGIHEPTQGTPRLLPGSVRRTSSIDMTRKTGSIDPVYLSGRARDVKTACDGTTTEVGHARLEATVETFARVVQHLEVEPIVANMNLSGAPAMSGFRAAVDKAAPDLRRRRDLRYTLLDDVPVATLISGHALSASGVLGVAAKSGYLPIADRCAGFVTGGLLMTSFEGGDPAVVTGPPAPALEDPADPLAWHAMAPLPVHGMRRRRRLDVQPCSDSSKVSISAMFRDSYVRADSTETIIHEYTLDASVDADTGVILHSQAIPRVLPWQECPGAVASATRITGMRLDELHFRVRQELAGTSTCTHLNDLLRSVADTAALIPLLSTP